From a region of the Lactuca sativa cultivar Salinas chromosome 4, Lsat_Salinas_v11, whole genome shotgun sequence genome:
- the LOC111913805 gene encoding uncharacterized protein LOC111913805: MMIKYLFKYISKRADRFRYPIQKAEAPDESYAETSTVGCTTSENEEIQPINEVENFLDGRYIFPHEAAWRILNFHIHHRHPPIQTLSVHEENMQQVIFKGDSTIPEVLSNPVSSTTTLLRWFHSNMKDLKGRDLTYLEYPKSYKWESSSKSWSRRVDKSLKMVGRLVFVHPSSGELFYLWMLLCHQKGCTSFEDLRTVSGTVYRTFRGACNVLGLIGDDIEWLTAFTEASVWVNSLQLRSFFCHLLLFCEVSNPGLLWETACEKMKDDYIHTLKRKMPDKDVAATNDIIQQQLLHDLEHTLRSSVPSKAMTDFDLPMPLGDIVAIFQNRMLLEEMSYDKESLRKQHAEPLRQLNNDQMLVYKLLYP, translated from the coding sequence ATGATGATTAAGTATTTGTTCAAATACATTTCCAAGAGAGCAGACCGTTTCAGATACCCTATTCAAAAGGCAGAAGCACCCGACGAATCGTATGCCGAGACGTCTACAGTTGGATGTACCACCTCCGAAAATGAAGAAATTCAACCTATAAATGAGGTGGAAAACTTTTTGGACGGTCGGTACATATTCCCACACGAGGCAGCATGGCGCATTTTAAACTTCCATATACACCATCGCCACCCACCCATTCAGACCCTATCTGTACATGAAGAAAACATGCAACAGGTAATTTTCAAAGGTGACAGTACGATACCCGAGGTGTTGTCGAATCCCGTCAGTAGCACAACTACCCTTCTCAGGTGGTTTCACAGCAATATGAAAGACCTAAAAGGTCGTGATCTCACATACCTAGAGTATCCAAAATCTTACAAATGGGAGAGCTCATCTAAATCGTGGAGCCGAAGAGTTGATAAGTCATTAAAAATGGTTGGCCGGCTTGTATTCGTACATCCTTCCTCCGGTGAATTGTTTTACTTGTGGATGCTACTTTGTCATCAAAAGGGATGTACATCTTTTGAAGACTTACGCACCGTGTCCGGTACAGTTTACCGAACTTTTAGAGGCGCTTGCAATGTACTTGGATTGATTGGTGATGATATTGAATGGCTTACCGCTTTCACCGAGGCGTCAGTTTGGGTAAATTCACTACAGTTACGATCCTTTTTCTGCCACTTGCTGCTTTTCTGTGAAGTCAGCAACCCGGGTTTGTTGTGGGAAACCGCATGTGAGAAAATGAAAGACGATTACATACATACACTCAAACGAAAAATGCCAGATAAAGACGTTGCTGCCACCAACGACATAATCCAGCAACAACTGCTTCATGATTTAGAACACACCCTCCGTTCCTCCGTACCATCTAAAGCAATGACAGATTTTGATCTTCCGATGCCGTTAGGCGACATTGTTGCTATTTTTCAAAATCGGATGTTGCTCGAGGAAATGAGCTACGACAAGGAGTCTCTACGAAAGCAACATGCTGAACCACTACGACAACTAAACAATGACCAAATGTTAGTCTACAAGTTGTTATATCcatag